AACACCGGCAACAGCGACTCGACCGGCGAGCGCACGTCGAGCTTCTGCAGGCTGGTGATCATGGCGCTCGACACCGAGTCGCGGAAACGCGACTCGTCGGCGTGCACGTGCATCAGCACGTCCGATTCGTCGACGATGCCCACCAGCTTGCGGCCGTCCATCACCGGCAGCTGCGACACGTCGTACAGCTTCATGCGGTTGTAGGCGGTGATCAGCAATTCGTTGGGGCCGACCACCACGGTGTCGCGCTGGGCGAACGGGCGCAGCAGCAGGTCGCGCAGGTCGCCGTGCTGCTCACGCTCGATGAAGCCGTTGTCGAGCATCCAGTAGTCGTTGTACAGCTTGGACAGATACTTGTTGCCGGTGTCACAGACCAGGGTCACCACGCGCTTCGACGTGGTCTGCTCGCGGCAGTAGCGCAGCGCCGCGGCCAGCAGGGTGCCGGTGGACGAGCCGCCCAGGATGCCCTCCTTCGCCAGCAGCTCGCGGGCGGTGAGGAAGCTCTCCTTGTCCGGGATCGCGTAGGCCTTCTTCACCCGGGTGAAGTCGCTGATGCCCGGCAGGAAATCCTCGCCGATGCCTTCGACCATCCAGCTGGCCGACTTGGTCGAGAGCGTGCCCTCGTTGATGTATTCGGCAAGGATGGAACCGACCGGATCGGCCAGCACCAGTTCGGTCTGCGGCGAGTGCTCGGCGAAGAATTTCGACAGGCCGCTCAGCGTGCCGGACGAACCGCAGCCGAGCACGATCGCGTCGACCTGGCCGTCCATCTGCTCGAGGATTTCGGGCCCGGTGGTGGCGATGTGCGCGGCCGGGTTGTCGGGGTTGCCGAACTGGTTGATGAAGTACGCGCCGGGCGTCTCGCGGGCGATCCGCTCGGCCATGTCCTGGTAATACTCGGGATGGCCCTTGGCCACGTCGGAACGGGTCAGCACCACTTCGGCGCCCATCGCCTTCAAGTTGAAGATCTTCTCGCGGCTCATCTTGTCCGGCACCACCAGGATCAGGCGGTAACCCTTGGCCTGCGCCACCAGGGCCAGGCCAAGGCCGGTGTTGCCGGCAGTGCCTTCGACCAGGATGTCGCCCGGGCGGATGCGGCCGTCCTTCTCGGCACCCTCGATCATCGACAGGCCGATGCGGTCCTTGATCGAACCGCCGGGGTTGGCGCTCTCCAGCTTGAGAAACAGTTCGCACAGGCCGGTGTCCAGGCGCTGGGTGCGGACCATCGGCGTGTGGCCGATCAATTCAAGAACGCTCTGGTGGACCGTCATGGGGGCTCCGTGATGTGGCTGCGACGCGATGAGGACCGTCGCGACAAGAGGGCCATGATACCCGAGCGCTCGAAGCGGACAGCGCAAACGCGGCGGCCCCGGCACCCTTTCCGTCTGGCGGAAAGGGCCCGGGGCCGCGTTCGCGAACAGCCGAGGTCAGTGGACGAGATGCGCCCGATCTGCCCACATGCGTTCGAGTCGGGACTTGGCCAGCAATTTTTCCTTCTTCATGCTGGCCAGGGTCATGTCGTCGATGGGCAGCACGCCGATGTCGGCGTCGTGCACCTTGCTGTCGAGTTCCCTGTGATGCTGGTAGAGCCGCCGGAATTCCGCATCAGCCTTCATCAATGCCTCGACATCATCACGCTGCTGGTTTTCAAACATGGTCCGACCTCCTCGCGAGTTGACGTGCGGACGCAACAGGCCGTCCGCAGACGGTGAACCGGGGCGCGCACCCTCGATCCGCGCCGGAACACCGGATGCGGAGGAAGCTTTCGAAGCGAGGAATGCGTGCATGGTTCGGTCAGTGACCCACGGGACCGGGATGCCCCGTGGGACTTTGACCCTACTCCCCCACCGGAGGGGGTGCAAGCGTTTCGAGGGCACTTTCGGGGGGCGTGGAAAGTTCCGTAAAAAACTGTCAAAACAGCCTTTTACATCCGCTCAACGACTTTCTTCCGCGACCGTAACGGGGCCGGAAACGACCCGGTCAGCGATGCTGGCCGGACGGCTTGGCATCGGTCCCGGAGGGCTTGTCCGCGCCTTCCATCTGCGAGCGCATCGCCTTGGCGGCCTGCGCCGCCAACTCGGCCTGCCGCTTGGCGGCGCGTGCCACCTTGCTCTGGGCCGCGGCCAGCTTCTTTGCCCGATCCGCTTCCGCCCGGGCCTGGTCGGCCGCCTGCGAATACTCCAGGCCCTGCGCCTGCAGCCGGGCCGCCTCCTCCTGCGCCAGCTGGTATTGCAGGCGCTGGCGCTCCAGCTCGCGCCGGGCCAGCTCCGCATCGCGACGGCTGTTGTCCAGCAGGATCTGGTCGTGTTCGCGATCGAGCTGGGTCAGCTTGACCTGGGCGTCCTGCACCTGCGCGGCGGTCTTGGCCAGGTCGACGCGACGCTCGGCCAGATACAGCGCATGCGGCCGCTCACGCGAGCCGGCCTGGGCCAGCCGGTTGATGGCGTCGCGGGCACGGGCCTGTTCGGCCTGGGCGTAGGCGCCCAGGCCGGGATCGCTGGCGAGCTGGTTGAGGCTGCCGGTCAGGCGGTTGATGTCGATGTCGTCCTGGCGGGCATGGGCCGAACCCAGCGTGCCCAAACCCAGCGCGATGGTGGCAAGGATGATGGCGGAACGCTTCATGGCTGACCTCCCGCGGGGTCCAC
This is a stretch of genomic DNA from Rhodanobacter sp. FDAARGOS 1247. It encodes these proteins:
- a CDS encoding pyridoxal-phosphate dependent enzyme — its product is MTVHQSVLELIGHTPMVRTQRLDTGLCELFLKLESANPGGSIKDRIGLSMIEGAEKDGRIRPGDILVEGTAGNTGLGLALVAQAKGYRLILVVPDKMSREKIFNLKAMGAEVVLTRSDVAKGHPEYYQDMAERIARETPGAYFINQFGNPDNPAAHIATTGPEILEQMDGQVDAIVLGCGSSGTLSGLSKFFAEHSPQTELVLADPVGSILAEYINEGTLSTKSASWMVEGIGEDFLPGISDFTRVKKAYAIPDKESFLTARELLAKEGILGGSSTGTLLAAALRYCREQTTSKRVVTLVCDTGNKYLSKLYNDYWMLDNGFIEREQHGDLRDLLLRPFAQRDTVVVGPNELLITAYNRMKLYDVSQLPVMDGRKLVGIVDESDVLMHVHADESRFRDSVSSAMITSLQKLDVRSPVESLLPVFERGHVAIVVDGDDFLGLITRIDLLNWLRRKVN
- a CDS encoding YdcH family protein: MFENQQRDDVEALMKADAEFRRLYQHHRELDSKVHDADIGVLPIDDMTLASMKKEKLLAKSRLERMWADRAHLVH